A single Ziziphus jujuba cultivar Dongzao chromosome 11, ASM3175591v1 DNA region contains:
- the LOC107433202 gene encoding uncharacterized protein LOC107433202, whose product MGSSNIRDLLTAFSPLQDFVAISAGDGRIKIWDTVKGQVQTEFTDIMESEETSIYKKQERGHLSVDYTCMKWFSSEAKKKKRKIGDSFLVLGTASGDVLALDVSAGQLKWKINDCHPGGVSAVSFSRKGSCIYAAGSDGMVCQIDPMSGNLLGKFKASTKAISSMSVSPDGNILATAAGRLRIFNCSNVKKIQKFSGHPGAVRCLIFSEDSKYVLSSAVGERYVAIWNIGGSKSVSCVLAMEHPAVFLDSRCIHSGEDDNAGLCVLAISEIGVCYLWFGQNVDELRNTKPTKISISSEDISLKSHNAALPTIFAAILRGFSKPASGKIFVAYGQLVKPSFEKILLHSGTDIELSTSHDGVLLPMSQYLSKSKKGQDVQNRVIALDRANAEDALLPIPKILDPDRKSDAEFMKSEDDMVEMELDTEAICIEDRLRSLGILSKEDNSASKSKVNSNIFNGVDLKVNMPQKKMKAVVLSKIPDDAYKLLGVLVAMWQSRLCSGKHVLPWIYSILVNHSHYVVSQEPATQLLNSLVKVAKSRGAAIQPLLQLSGRLQLLTAQINKATQAKTQFDHEHQMDETDDDDVDEILYREEEEEESELSSDNDE is encoded by the exons ATGGGTTCGTCGAATATTAGAGACCTCTTGACGGCGTTTAGTCCTTTGCAGGACTTCGTCGCCATTAGCGCCGGTGATGGTCGAATTAAG aTATGGGACACTGTGAAGGGTCAGGTTCAGACCGAGTTTACGGACATCATGGAATCGGAAGAGACAAGCATATATAAGAAGCAAGAAAGAGGGCACCTTTCAGTTGATTACACGTGCATGAAGTGGTTCTCTTCAGAAGCaaag aagaaaaaaaggaagattggagattcatttttagttttagGAACTGCCAGTGGTGATGTTTTGGCTCTTGATGTGTCTGCTGGGCAGTTAAAATGGAAAATCAATGATTGTCATCCTGG GGGTGTTAGTGCTGTATCATTTTCGAGAAAAGGTTCATGCATTTATGCAGCTGGGTCCGATGGGATGGTTTGCCAAATTGATCCTATGTCGGGAAATCTGTTGGGAAAGTTCAAAGCTTCCACAAAGGCAATATCTTCTATGTCTGTTTCACCAG ATGGCAATATATTAGCAACTGCAGCTGGGAGATTAAGGATTTTCAATTGTTCTAACGTCAAGAAGATACAGAAGTTTTCTGGTCATCCA GGAGCTGTTCGCTGTTTGATTTTTTCTGAAGATAGTAAGTATGTGCTATCATCTGCTGTTGGTGAAAGATATGTTGCGATATGGAATATAGGTGGTAGCAAATCAGTAAGCTGCGTACTAGCAATGGAGCACCCTGCTGTTTTCCTAGATAGCAGGTGTATTCACAGCGGAGAAGATGATAATGCTGGTCTATGTGTGTTGGCCATTTCGGAAATTGGTGTTTGTTATCTTTGGTTTGGACAGAATGTTGACGAATTAAGGAATACTAAGCCCACAAAAATCTCAATATCTTCTGAAGATATTTCCTTGAAAAGTCATAACGCTGCATTACCTACAATATTTGCTGCTATATTGCGAGGCTTTTCTAAACCTGCTTCTGGGAAGATATTTGTTGCATATGGACAACTAGTAAAGCCATCATTTGAAAAAATTCTGTTGCATTCTGGTACAGACATAGAGTTGAGTACTTCCCATGATGGGGTTCTTCTACCAATGAGTCAGTATCTTTCTAAATCCAAAAAAGGACAAGATGTACAAAATAGAG TTATTGCGTTGGACCGTGCAAATGCTGAGGATGCTTTACTTCCTATCCCAAAGATATTGGATCCTGACAGGAAAAGTGATGCTGAGTTTATGAAGAGCGAAG ATGACATGGTAGAAATGGAACTTGACACTGAAGCAATCTGCATAGAGGACCGGCTAAGGTCATTAGGAATTCTTAGTAAAGAAGATAATAGTGCATCAAAGTCCAAAGTTAACTCCAATATATTTAATGGTGTTGATCTAAAAGTTAATATGCCACAAAAGAAG ATGAAGGCAGTTGTTTTGTCAAAAATACCTGATGATGCATACAAATTACTAGGAGTCTTGGTGGCCATGTGGCAATCAAG ATTGTGTAGTGGAAAGCATGTTCTTCCATGGATTTACAGCATATTGGTGAATCATAGTCATTACGTGGTTTCTCAAGAACCAGCTACGCAATTGCTAAACTCCTTGGTCAAG GTTGCAAAATCTAGAGGTGCTGCAATTCAACCTTTACTACAATTGTCAGGTCGTTTGCAACTTTTGACAGCACAG ATTAATAAGGCAACCCAAGCCAAAACGCAATTCGACCATGAGCACCAGATGGATGAaactgatgatgatgatgtagaTGAAATTCTCTatagggaagaagaagaagaagaatctgaATTAAGCAGTGACAATGACGAGTAG
- the LOC112488904 gene encoding uncharacterized protein LOC112488904: MAPKRNLRRQPKKGVKKVESKRRGDSTAAAPDSKRIRTTRKKSKSETESTKLRGHVPLSSPPSDTPIDAPKERMLQDADINKGRAHSFGNPIGANKVITSVLTSEQLEKYRQTCFGHLLDMKNLRFSGQLVHHLLCRQVESNNPEVLEFNFGGSAVRFTKWEFALISGLKFCRYPSMYDLQISKGNELRTRLLDDRSDLKLPELERLFKDTLFVDDWDAVRIALLYFLVHGVLGMDPKVQIKKKFIDLVADLDVFNSYPWGILSYKETINSFHNAFQLRGRGRAVKNISQYYDLKGFPLVFQVWGFEAIPDFGNQFADRLETRCPRILGWHTPRQPNHFAVHNWFSSNSNYVVHWTLDATDEEKTMDYWRTIAVDIHEVRYTSPPIVAPIVGAKDVRAKDASKAGEHSSGPPDSNFRLACLEAKVDELNKEMAALRKMLSSVIDQQKHQAEHHMHSHSPSSYMTVGKEFFAELLTDEGWLNSDHIDTILYFIRKRRFDNEKMFTNTCAILGVLFWSSIKGRYPIWSASRSTYSCDATLCNYVHGRSPKPSVSWRICDYVYIPVNNGGAHWLAACVDLKARHIDLYDPNMGNKYVQNRELKNAECLTYMLPYLLRDGGYYGKNPDVSPTLDPFTMTMIKDAPRQDNGGDCGVYALKFIEYMSSEENPSFGLQDIMFFRKKICC; the protein is encoded by the exons atggcaccaaagaggaacttgcgacgtcaaccgaagaagggagttaagaaggtggaaagtaagagacgcggtgATAGCACAgcagcagcacccgactctaagcgtaTACGTACTACTAGGAAGAAATCCAAATctgagacggaaagcaccaaacttcgagggcacgttccactttcctctcccccatctgatacg cccatcgatgctccaaaggaacggatgctgcaggatgccgatataaataaaggtagggcacattcattcgggaatccaataggggcgaacaaagtaattacaagtgtcctcacaagtgagcagctcgaaaagtatagacaaacatgttttggacacttacttgacatgaagaacctccggttctctggtcagttagtgcatcacttgctttgcagacaagttgagtccaacaatccagaagtactggagtttaacttcggcggatctgcagtgcggtttacgaagtgggaatttgcactcattagtgggttaaagttttgtaggtacccttcgatgtatgatttgcaaatttccaaaggaaatgagctgcgcacgaggttgctagatgacaggagtgacttgaaactgcccgaactggaacgactattcaaggatacactttttgtggatgattgggatgctgttagaattgcgttactatatttcttagttcatggtgtactcggaatggatccgaaggttcaaataaaaaaaaaattcattgatttggttgctgatctcgacgtatttaattcctacccttggggcattctgagctacaaggagacgatcaactcattccacaatgcattccagctacgaggacgaggacgtgcagtaaagaatatatcacaatattatgacctaaaaggttttccattggtgtttcag gtgtgggggtttgaagcaatccctgattttggtaaccaatttgccgaccggttggaaacccgttgtccgaggatccttggatggcatactccaaggcaaccgaaccattttgctgtccataattggttctcctccaatagcaat tatgttgtgcactggacgttagatgctaccgatgaggagaagactatggattactggcgaacaatagcagttgacatacatgaagttcgctacacgtcacctccaattgtagcaccaatagttggcgctaaagatgttagagctaaagatgcgtccaaagctggggagcattctagtggccctccagattctaatttcagg cttgcttgcttggaggcaaaagttgatgaattaaataaagagatggcagcgttaaggaagatgcttagttctgttattgaccaacaaaagcatcag gccgagcatcatatgcatagccattcaccgtcatcttatatgacggtgggaaaggaattttttgctgagctactgaccgatgaaggatggttgaattccgat catattgacactattttgtatttcatacgaaaaagacggtttgataatgagaagatgttcaccaacacctgtgccatattaggcgtgttattttgg tcatccatcaaagggcgttatcccatatggagcgcatctcgtagcacatattcatgtgatgcgaccctttgtaactatgtgcatgggaggtcacccaaacctagcgtgtcgtggcggatatgtgattat gtgtacatccctgtcaacaatggaggcgcgcattggttggcagcatgtgtggacttgaaggcccggcatattgatttatacgatccaaatatgggaaataaatatgtccagaatagagagttgaagaatgcggaatgccttacgtatatgctgccttacctattgagggatgggggatattacgggaagaatccggacgtgtctcccactttagatccattcacgatgaccatgatcaaagatgcaccccgccaagataatgg gggtgattgtggcgtctacgctctgaaatttattgagtacatgagtagtgaggagaacccttcatttggtctgcaagacattatgttttttagaaaaaaaatatgctgttga
- the LOC107433222 gene encoding leucine-rich repeat extensin-like protein 3 isoform X3, with the protein MGACKRSRKHCMALMKLTVIGWAEPERIMKAIKKTRKVATICSHTEVAEPAAPPPTEQQQPQEGTSAQPPPAPDEAPSNPPSSEAPPPPPAEASPPAEQPKDPPPPENPPPEPTQPTPSPPVTVDTNAGQPGQPSRPKEVGEVHVVYHHPPPEYGYRYGYGHGGPGYWNKYQSGQEPHEPAPVPAPAPVPVPPVYVTHSYNTYRPSSHVTEYEYVRSPPRQPNYTRIDPYYSRIDPYYNRNDHYHEEQQYYVNGNNGSGNITSIFSDENPNACRIV; encoded by the exons ATGGGTGCGTGCAAAAGATCAAGAAAGCATTGTATGGCATTAATG AAGCTAACAGTGATTGGGTGGGCAGAGCCAGAAAGAATCATGAAAGCCATTAAAAAGACAAGGAAAGTTGCCACCATTTGTTCCCATACAGAAGTAGCAGAACCTGCTGCTCCACCACCAACAGAACAACAACAACCACAAGAAGGGACTAGTGCACAACCACCCCCTGCCCCTGATGAAGCACCATCAAATCCTCCATCGTCCGAAGCTCCTCCTCCACCACCAGCTGAAGCCTCTCCACCAGCAGAGCAGCCAAAAGACCCACCACCACCAGAGAATCCACCACCAGAGCCAACACAACCAACACCATCACCACCTGTTACTGTAGACACCAATGCAGGTCAACCAGGGCAGCCTTCTAGACCAAAAGAGGTAGGGGAGGTTCATGTTGTCTACCACCATCCGCCCCCTGAATATGGATACAGATACGGCTATGGCCATGGTGGTCCAGGGTATTGGAACAAGTACCAAAGTGGTCAAGAACCACACGAACCAGCACCAGTTCCGGCCCCGGCACCAGTACCAGTGCCCCCTGTCTATGTGACACACAGCTACAATACATACAGGCCATCATCACATGTCACTGAATATGAATATGTCAGATCACCACCAAGACAGCCAAATTACACTAGGATCGACCCGTATTACAGTAGGATCGACCCTTATTACAATAGGAACGACCACTATCATGAAGAACAACAGTATTACGTAAACGGTAATAATGGGAGTGGAAATATCACATCAATTTTTAGTGATGAAAATCCAAATGCATGTAGAATAgtgtaa
- the LOC112493177 gene encoding succinate dehydrogenase assembly factor 2, mitochondrial-like isoform X2 produces METLLWPLLGCVNAGFYNFYSNNFNSLAIDLSDEESKRLLYRSRQRGFLELDLVLRKWVEEHIHSMDENGIKALCHVLDLQKLLELLLIS; encoded by the exons ATGGAGACTCTGCTTTG GCCATTATTGGGTTGTGTAAATGCTGggttttataatttctattcaaACAATTTCAACTCGCTTGCTATCGATCTCTCAGACGAAGAGAGCAAGAG ACTACTATACAGGAGCAGACAACGTGGGTTTCTGGAATTGGATTTGGTTCTAAGAAAATGGGTGGAGGAGCATATCCAttctatggatgaaaatggaatCAAAGCTCTTTGCCATGTCCTTGACCTG CAAAAACTACTCGAGCTCCTTTTGATCTCCTAG
- the LOC112493177 gene encoding succinate dehydrogenase assembly factor 2, mitochondrial-like isoform X1, translating into METLLWPLLGCVNAGFYNFYSNNFNSLAIDLSDEESKRCLFIKLLYRSRQRGFLELDLVLRKWVEEHIHSMDENGIKALCHVLDLQKLLELLLIS; encoded by the exons ATGGAGACTCTGCTTTG GCCATTATTGGGTTGTGTAAATGCTGggttttataatttctattcaaACAATTTCAACTCGCTTGCTATCGATCTCTCAGACGAAGAGAGCAAGAGGTGCCTATTCatcaa ACTACTATACAGGAGCAGACAACGTGGGTTTCTGGAATTGGATTTGGTTCTAAGAAAATGGGTGGAGGAGCATATCCAttctatggatgaaaatggaatCAAAGCTCTTTGCCATGTCCTTGACCTG CAAAAACTACTCGAGCTCCTTTTGATCTCCTAG
- the LOC112489006 gene encoding magnesium-chelatase subunit ChlD, chloroplastic, with protein MAFMFVVLQMLLLLLTGNGNGAVLAPEKNPYVTPYGRQHFPLAAIVGQDAIKTALLLGAIDCEIGGIAISGSRGIAKIVMARGLHAISPPIDVVVGLISNVDPVCLEE; from the exons ATGGCCTTCATGTTCGTGGTTTTGCAAATGCTACTGCTTCTGCTGACTGGCAATGGTAATGGAGCTGTACTAGCTCCAGAGAAGAACCCATATGTTACTCCTTATGGAAGACAGCATTTCCCCCTAGCTGCCATTGTTGGTCAA GATGCGATTAAAACTGCTCTATTGCTCGGGGCTATTGATTGTGAAATTGGAGGGATTGCTATCTCTGGAAGTCGAGGAATAGCCAAGATAGTGATGGCTCGTGGCCTACATGCAATTTCGCCACCCATTGATGtggttgttggtttaatttCAAATGTAGATCCAGTATGTCTTGAGGAGtaa
- the LOC107433222 gene encoding leucine-rich repeat extensin-like protein 3 isoform X2: protein MQKPKITEIQVRMDCNGCVQKIKKALYGINGIYDLYIDFPQQKLTVIGWAEPERIMKAIKKTRKVATICSHTEVAEPAAPPPTEQQQPQEGTSAQPPPAPDEAPSNPPSSEAPPPPPAEASPPAEQPKDPPPPENPPPEPTQPTPSPPVTVDTNAGQPGQPSRPKEVGEVHVVYHHPPPEYGYRYGYGHGGPGYWNKYQSGQEPHEPAPVPAPAPVPVPPVYVTHSYNTYRPSSHVTEYEYVRSPPRQPNYTRIDPYYSRIDPYYNRNDHYHEEQQYYVNGNNGSGNITSIFSDENPNACRIV, encoded by the exons ATGCAGAAACCTAAAATCACCGAGATACAGGTCCGGATGGACTGTAATGGGTGCGTGCAAAAGATCAAGAAAGCATTGTATGGCATTAATG GCATATATGATCTTTACATTGATTTCCCTCAACAGAAGCTAACAGTGATTGGGTGGGCAGAGCCAGAAAGAATCATGAAAGCCATTAAAAAGACAAGGAAAGTTGCCACCATTTGTTCCCATACAGAAGTAGCAGAACCTGCTGCTCCACCACCAACAGAACAACAACAACCACAAGAAGGGACTAGTGCACAACCACCCCCTGCCCCTGATGAAGCACCATCAAATCCTCCATCGTCCGAAGCTCCTCCTCCACCACCAGCTGAAGCCTCTCCACCAGCAGAGCAGCCAAAAGACCCACCACCACCAGAGAATCCACCACCAGAGCCAACACAACCAACACCATCACCACCTGTTACTGTAGACACCAATGCAGGTCAACCAGGGCAGCCTTCTAGACCAAAAGAGGTAGGGGAGGTTCATGTTGTCTACCACCATCCGCCCCCTGAATATGGATACAGATACGGCTATGGCCATGGTGGTCCAGGGTATTGGAACAAGTACCAAAGTGGTCAAGAACCACACGAACCAGCACCAGTTCCGGCCCCGGCACCAGTACCAGTGCCCCCTGTCTATGTGACACACAGCTACAATACATACAGGCCATCATCACATGTCACTGAATATGAATATGTCAGATCACCACCAAGACAGCCAAATTACACTAGGATCGACCCGTATTACAGTAGGATCGACCCTTATTACAATAGGAACGACCACTATCATGAAGAACAACAGTATTACGTAAACGGTAATAATGGGAGTGGAAATATCACATCAATTTTTAGTGATGAAAATCCAAATGCATGTAGAATAgtgtaa
- the LOC107433196 gene encoding probable polygalacturonase, whose product MKMLVALLSLLALTNAIHLNGEEGDGQCNYVNLTLEPRPHSVSILEFGAVGDGKTLNTLAFQNAIFYLKSFADKGGAQLYVPPGRWLTASFNLTSHLTLFLEKGATILGSQDPSHWEIVDPLPSYGRGLELPGGRYRSLINGYELEDVVITGDNGTIDGQGRVWWDWFSSHSLNYSRPHLVEIVDSQYVVVSNLTFLNAPAYNIHPVYCSDVHIQNISVSTPPDAPHTVGIVPDSSENVCIEDCIISVGFDAIALKSGWDEYGISYGRPTKKVHIREVYLQSSSGSTIAFGSEMSGGISSVQVDHVHLYNSYSGVEFRTTKGRGGYIKRVTISDILMKNVYKAFSASGQCGAHPDDKFDPNALPVLDDITLQDVIGTNITIAGNFTGIQESPFTSICLSNITLSSNSGSPATWVCSNVSGSSESVFPEPCPDLENTYSYSSSACFSSTSNGKSAAL is encoded by the exons ATGAAGATGCTA GTGGCGTTGCTCTCGCTGCTGGCATTGACAAATGCTATCCATCTTAATGGAGAAGAGGGCGATGGTCAATGTAATTATGTTAATCTGACATTAGAACCAAGACCACATAGTGTCTCCATCTTAGAGTTTGGTGCTGTTGGAGATGGGAAAACATTAAACACCCTTGCCTTTCAAAATGCCATATTCTATCTCAAGTCTTTTGCTGATAAAGGCGGTGCCCAGCTTTATGTGCCGCCGGGAAGGTGGCTCACTGCAAGTTTCAATCTTACCAGTCACCTCACACTGTTTTTGGAGAAAGGTGCCACAATTCTTGGATCTCAG GATCCATCTCATTGGGAAATTGTTGATCCCCTACCCTCATATGGTAGAGGGCTTGAACTTCCTGGAGGAAGGTATCGTAGCTTGATAAATGGATACGAATTAGAGGATGTGGTGATAACAG GTGATAATGGAACCATCGATGGCCAGGGCAGGGTATGGTGGGATTGGTTCAGCTCTCATTCTTTGAATTACAGCCGTCCTCATCTTGTTGAAATTGTGGACTCCCAATATGTAGTAGTTTCGAACCTTACATTCTTGAATGCCCCTGCATATAACATCCATCCAGTCTATTGCAG CGATGTACATATTCAAAATATCTCAGTCTCTACTCCTCCAGATGCCCCTCACACTGTTGGTATAGTCCCAG ATTCTTCTGAGAATGTTTGTATAGAAGACTGCATTATAAGCGTGGGTTTTGATGCCATTGCCCTTAAGAGTGGTTGGGACGAGTATGGCATCTCCTATGGTAGACCCACGAAAAAAGTACACATCAGGGAAGTTTACCTGCAGTCATCTTCTGGCTCTACGATTGCCTTTGGTAGTGAAATGTCTGGTGGCATATCTAGTGTGCAAGTGGACCATGTCCATCTATACAACTCTTACAGTGGTGTTGAATTTAGGACAACAAAAGGAAGAGGTGGTTATATCAAGCGTGTCACCATATCggatattttaatgaaaaatgtCTACAAGGCATTCAGTGCCTCTGGTCAGTGCGGCGCCCATCCAGACGACAAGTTCGACCCCAATGCTCTCCCGGTTTTGGATGACATCACCCTGCAGGATGTGATTGGTACGAACATCACCATTGCTGGAAATTTCACTGGGATTCAGGAATCCCCCTTCACCTCAATCTGTCTATCCAACATCACCTTATCAAGTAACTCGGGCTCTCCTGCTACTTGGGTATGTTCGAATGTTTCTGGCTCGTCAGAGTCTGTCTTCCCCGAACCCTGCCCTGACCTTGAGAACACATATTCATATTCTTCCTCTGCCTGCTTTTCCTCAACTTCAAATGGGAAATCTGCAGCCTTATGA
- the LOC107433222 gene encoding early nodule-specific protein 2 isoform X1 produces the protein MPPIDSPFMLSILLITKLPHTPGLLSFPLLLFFMVPELEKPKITEIQVRMDCNGCVQKIKKALYGINGIYDLYIDFPQQKLTVIGWAEPERIMKAIKKTRKVATICSHTEVAEPAAPPPTEQQQPQEGTSAQPPPAPDEAPSNPPSSEAPPPPPAEASPPAEQPKDPPPPENPPPEPTQPTPSPPVTVDTNAGQPGQPSRPKEVGEVHVVYHHPPPEYGYRYGYGHGGPGYWNKYQSGQEPHEPAPVPAPAPVPVPPVYVTHSYNTYRPSSHVTEYEYVRSPPRQPNYTRIDPYYSRIDPYYNRNDHYHEEQQYYVNGNNGSGNITSIFSDENPNACRIV, from the exons ATGCCACCAATTGATTCTCCTTTCATGCTCTCCATCCTCCTCATCACAAAACTTCCCCATACTCCTGGCCTCCTTTCTTTCCCTCTCCTACTCTTCTTCATGGTTCCAGAATTAGAG AAACCTAAAATCACCGAGATACAGGTCCGGATGGACTGTAATGGGTGCGTGCAAAAGATCAAGAAAGCATTGTATGGCATTAATG GCATATATGATCTTTACATTGATTTCCCTCAACAGAAGCTAACAGTGATTGGGTGGGCAGAGCCAGAAAGAATCATGAAAGCCATTAAAAAGACAAGGAAAGTTGCCACCATTTGTTCCCATACAGAAGTAGCAGAACCTGCTGCTCCACCACCAACAGAACAACAACAACCACAAGAAGGGACTAGTGCACAACCACCCCCTGCCCCTGATGAAGCACCATCAAATCCTCCATCGTCCGAAGCTCCTCCTCCACCACCAGCTGAAGCCTCTCCACCAGCAGAGCAGCCAAAAGACCCACCACCACCAGAGAATCCACCACCAGAGCCAACACAACCAACACCATCACCACCTGTTACTGTAGACACCAATGCAGGTCAACCAGGGCAGCCTTCTAGACCAAAAGAGGTAGGGGAGGTTCATGTTGTCTACCACCATCCGCCCCCTGAATATGGATACAGATACGGCTATGGCCATGGTGGTCCAGGGTATTGGAACAAGTACCAAAGTGGTCAAGAACCACACGAACCAGCACCAGTTCCGGCCCCGGCACCAGTACCAGTGCCCCCTGTCTATGTGACACACAGCTACAATACATACAGGCCATCATCACATGTCACTGAATATGAATATGTCAGATCACCACCAAGACAGCCAAATTACACTAGGATCGACCCGTATTACAGTAGGATCGACCCTTATTACAATAGGAACGACCACTATCATGAAGAACAACAGTATTACGTAAACGGTAATAATGGGAGTGGAAATATCACATCAATTTTTAGTGATGAAAATCCAAATGCATGTAGAATAgtgtaa